In Phaeodactylum tricornutum CCAP 1055/1 chromosome 30, whole genome shotgun sequence, a single window of DNA contains:
- a CDS encoding predicted protein — protein MAIAKNPHRSPEMFRIHRYSLWSFEVGASVQPLSKGKRKKSRFMISPTPTHSNFWNSHDFTLDKKIGQGCFGKIYRAKYHRPIELAPSRDRSQSSVHINAKKCSFVAIKQFSKIKLMESKDRGSRSHELLEREIGIHSQLQHKHILSFWGYFDSLSHVSLVLEYAPYGDLLNYTTRNFPYSRELRLKASSHFVRQIACALDHLQACQIAHRDIKPENIVVVSPRQVKLCDFGWAVSFQKAGYQTTLCAYVDSWALGVLTYELVEGESPFVLDASKCKTNLPRQQIHGNVTTEMVFDKIRNFPGFFPRHGPSQLTSVEMRTFADFVTGLMQINPESRWCPVDALEHSFLSLSSFLVEGREPPNKEHSRHSSFSKPASYVHFINNASVG, from the exons ATGGCCATCGCAAAGAATCCCCACCGGAGCCCTGAAATGTTCCGCATCCATCGCTATTCTTTGTGGTCGTTCGAGGTGGGTGCATCTGTACAACCACTTTCCAAGGGTAAACGAAAGAAGAGCCGCTTCATGATTTCCCCTACACCTACGCATAGCAACTTCTGGAACTCCCATGACTTCACATTGGATAAAAAGATTGGACAAGGATGTTTTGGGAAGATTTATCGGGCCAAGTACCATCGACCTATAGAATTGGCTCCCTCCAGGGATAGAAGCCAAAGTTCTGTCCACATAAACGCGAAAAAGTGCTCCTTTGTTGCTATCAAACAATTCTCAAAAATAAAGCTCATGGAATCGAAAGACCGCGGAAGCCGTTCCCATGAGCTACTTGAACGGGAAATTGGCATTCACAGCCA ATTGCAGCACAAGCATATTTTGTCATTTTGGGGATACTTTGATAGCTTGTCGCATGTGTCTTTGGTTTTAGAGTACGCACCGTATGGTGACCTTCTGAACTATACCACTCGGAATTTTCCATATTCCAGAGAACTCCGTCTCAAAGCCTCTAGCCATTTTGTCCGGCAAATTGCTTGCGCACTGGACCACCTCCAGGCATGTCAAATCGCCCACCGAGACATTAAGCCCGAAAATATTGTCGTGGTTTCGCCCCGGCAAGTGAAATTGTGTGATTTCGGATGGGCtgtttctttccaaaaagctggcTACCAAACGACACTGTGCG CATACGTCGACTCATGGGCTCTTGGAGTATTGACGTATGAACTCGTTGAAGGCGAGTCACCCTTTGTCCTAGACGCTTCTAAATGCAAAACGAACCTTCCAAGGCAACAAATCCATGGAAATGTTACAACCGAAATGGTTTTCGATAAGATTCGAAACTTTCCTGGATTTTTTCCGCGGCATGGTCCATCCCAGCTCACCAGTGTGGAAATGCGTACCTTTGCGGATTTCGTGACAGGCTTGATGCAAATCAACCCTGAAAGTCGCTGGTGCCCAGTTGATGCGCTGGAGCATTCTTTTTTATCACTATCTTCATTCCTCGTGGAGGGCCGCGAGCCTCCGAATAAAGAACACTCTCGACACAGCAGCTTCTCAAAGCCTGCGTCTTATGTCCATTTTATTAACAATGCGTCGGTAGGTTGA
- a CDS encoding predicted protein, whose translation MDSDNVLTADAIGDGEEDFLLRNRLLSSSNTSMASPPLHSGGGTDHESCGATCSTPIMPTPTSVSPSTPSIAATRRSQGFGRILSFPGPILYNIQSRCTRLTAGILQNPISGKGGPSGWFLLLTISAWFGLGVVAIVTTKLLLTSWKVPPLLLTFQQLTAASTLLRVVLGLQQNLQPLPWENYCRATIAPDAPSGTGASTLDATGTEEHSIVELGADQNHSAVEDRIQTHISKFHSPNNSPWNVENTEFFLIGLFNALDFLASNTAFSSSAASFVETIKASDPITTTAVALIWKIDQVKRPEAISLMVLIIGVLLSTIGNATSSNTTGEDPLSSSELSVDETDDDSAAEAQEALYLSIRTAITVVTANLCFAFRAMNQKLYRRHTSTGDQLDDANLLCRLQQTGALSLLFPTMLLYAGFVFDALWQTPREIVLQYVGLAAVNAGAFVAYNLAACYVLSNLTVLHYSGLGCMRRMFAILSTSIFFGVPISILGAAGIVLCLAGFLSFTYTRSQRTANKAILKSFDHKDSNV comes from the exons ATGGATTCTGACAACGTATTAACAGCTGATGCTATTGGGGACGGAGAGGAAGATTTCCTGTTGCGGAACCGCCTGCTTTCGAGTAGCAACACCAGTATGGCAAGCCCACCATTGCACTCGGGAGGTGGAACTGACCATGAGAGTTGCGGGGCTACTTGCAGCACTCCAATCATGCCAACACCGACTAGTGTATCACCCTCAACGCCGTCAATAGCAGCGACACGCCGGAGCCAAGGATTCGGTAGAATCCTTTCCTTTCCAGGTCCAATCCTTTACAATATTCAAAGCAGATGTACTCGACTTACTGCCGGAATCCTTCAGAACCCAATATCTGGAAAGGGTGGACCTAGCGGGTGGTTTCTCCTGCTGACGATAAGTGCCTGGTTCGGCTTGGGCGTTGTGGCGATCGTAACCACAAAACTCCTTTTAACGAGTTGGAAGGTTCCTCCTCTGTTGTTGACATTCCAACAACTGACTGCAGCATCAACATTGCTACGAGTCGTGTTGGGTTTGCAACAGAACCTTCAGCCGCTGCCATGGGAAAACTATTGTCGCGCCACCATAGCACCTGATGCTCCATCTGGTACGGGAGCATCGACTCTGGATGCGACGGGTACCGAGGAACACTCGATTGTTGAGCTGGGAGCCGATCAAAATCACTCTGCCGTGGAGGACCGAATCCAGACGCATATTTCTAAATTTCACAGCCCCAATAACTCACCGTGGAATGTGGAAAATACGGAATTTTTTCTGATTGGACTGTTCAACGCATTGGACTTCTTGGCTTCGAACACCGCATTCTCTTCATCAGCTGCTTCATTCGTGGAGACAATCAAAGCGAGCGACCCCATTACTACTACGGCTGTTGCCTTGATTTGGAAAATTGATCAGGTCAAACGGCCGGAAGCGATTTCCTTAATGGTACTCATAATCGGTGTCCTGCTTTCTACAATAGGAAATGCCACAAGCTCCAACACTACTGGCGAGGATCCACTTTCTAGTTCGGAGCTGTCCGTAGACGAGACTGACGATGACAGTGCTGCCGAAGCGCAAGAAGCTTTGTACCTGTCCATCCGCACCGCCATTACTGTGGTCACAGCCAATTTGTGTTTCGCCTTTCGGGCCATGAATCAGAAATTGTACCGCAGGCATACAAGCACGGGAGACCAGCTGGACGATGCGAATTTGTTGTGTCGGTTACAACAGACTGGAGCCTTGAGTTTGCTGTTCCCCACAATGCTCCTGTACGCAGGATTTGTGTTTGACGCTCTTTGGCAAACGCCGAGAGAAATTGTGTTGCAGTACGTTGGGTTGGCGGCAGTCAATGCGGGTGCATTTGTTGCCTACAA CCTTGCAGCATGTTATGTTTTGAGCAACCTTACGGTTTTACACTATTCAGGACTTGGTTGCATGCGCCGCATGTTTGCTATTTTGTCCACTAGCATTTTTTTCGGCGTCCCCATTTCAATTTTGGGAGCTGCGGGCATCGTGTTGTGCCTCGCTGGTTTCCTATCCTTTACGTACACACGTTCCCAACGTACAGCAAACAAAGCTATCTTGAAAAGTTTCGATCACAAGGATTCCAATGTATAA
- a CDS encoding predicted protein, whose product MSPRERQDVELLKASESTESLPALEKTPIKTVQFGAIEIREYNRIVGDHPDVKVGPPVSLGWEYNVREPVDINEYEATRPSRKVYLRMSSITRKNMLHNVFGIDEEEIASSEKEVQRIKKQREASNKQSKTGEKVESAFQSMKRKFRRKISSENLFRGIASASGSMIAVGMHA is encoded by the coding sequence ATGAGTCCGCGAGAAAGACAAGATGTAGAGCTGCTCAAGGCAAGCGAGAGCACGGAATCACTACCTGCCCTTGAAAAGACGCCGATAAAAACTGTACAATTTGGTGCGATTGAAATTCGCGAATACAATCGCATAGTCGGAGATCATCCGGACGTTAAAGTGGGACCACCCGTGAGTTTAGGATGGGAGTACAATGTACGGGAACCTGTTGATATCAACGAGTATGAGGCCACCCGTCCGTCTCGGAAAGTCTACTTACGTATGTCTTCGATCACTCGAAAGAACATGCTCCACAATGTATTCGGCattgatgaagaagaaattgcctCTTCGGAAAAGGAAGTTCAGCGTATAAAGAAGCAACGTGAAGCATCCAACAAGCAAAGCAAAACTGGTGAAAAAGTCGAATCTGCCTTTCAGTCTatgaaaagaaaattccGACGGAAGATATCGAGTGAGAACCTGTTTCGTGGAATAGCTTCCGCGTCGGGCAGTATGATCGCCGTGGGGATGCACGCATAG
- a CDS encoding predicted protein — translation ELSGNTGSLRYMSPEVARSEPYNLTADVYSFGLLLWQVCSLDLPYDGMNRQDHSELVVHGNERPQLDSSWSTPLRILMKRAWEPDP, via the coding sequence GAGCTGTCTGGCAATACAGGATCACTGCGATATATGTCCCCAGAAGTCGCCCGAAGTGAGCCTTACAATCTTACAGCGGACGTGTATTCGTTTGGACTCCTTTTATGGCAGGTTTGTTCACTGGATCTTCCCTACGATGGTATGAACCGACAAGATCATTCCGAGCTAGTGGTGCATGGCAATGAGCGACCGCAATTAGATTCGAGTTGGAGCACTCCCTTGCGAATATTGATGAAGCGAGCTTGGGAGCCAGATCCA
- a CDS encoding predicted protein produces the protein MDSAAKQTPQSASGQATTSEPPQRNDNSNPQQGTGRPVPTGEATLNLSRPSMKIPPTKKDSRKLFVGGLPSDVTDEEFRTFFEQFGELIDSIVMFDRETHRSRGFGFVTFEDPEVSSRLLIMGSEDETGKDLGSRTGRLQMRDKVVEIKSAEPKDSTSRRFVSRSGSRQKAFCMPNSIHAPLAVDPSVMHFATGPSDNPYTAYHVGYYGHYPYMAPVSYPGYEGCTHPYAYAADMPDTYYMPYMQMTPVPYLPTSSHNLSGVQSTTPRIQIQEGEVMCATDPQAVDLTASN, from the exons ATGGACTCCGCCGCCAAGCAAACACCTCAGAGCGCTTCCGGGCAAGCCACAACTTCTGAACCGCCTCAACGCAATGACAATTCCAATCCTCAGCAAGGAACTGGACGCCCTGTTCCAACTGGTGAAGCAACTCTCAATCTTTCTCGTCCATCTATGAAGATCCCACCAACAAAAAAGGATTCTCGAAAACTCTTTGTGGGTGGTCTTCCTTCCGACG TtacggacgaagaatttCGCACCTTCTTTGAACAGTTTGGGGAACTCATCGATAGCATTGTCATGTTTGATCGCGAGACTCACCGCTCTCGtggcttcggcttcgtcaCATTTGAGGATCCCGAAGTGTCTTCTCGCCTGTTGATAATGGGTAGTGAGGATGAAACGGGAAAGGACCTTGGATCTCGTACAGGCCGGCTACAGATGCGAGACAAAGTGGTGGAGATTAAATCGGCGGAGCCCAAAGATTCGACGAGCCGCCGCTTTGTATCTCGTTCCGGGAGTCGCCAGAAAGCCTTTTGCATGCCAAACTCGATTCACGCACCTCTCGCTGTTGATCCGTCTGTGATGCACTTTGCCACTGGACCGTCTGACAATCCCTACACCGCTTATCACGTGGGCTATTATGGGCACTACCCCTACATGGCTCCTGTTTCCTACCCGGGGTACGAAGGCTGCACGCATCCATATGCGTATGCTGCTGACATGCCAGATACCTATTATATGCCATATATGCAGATGACTCCGGTCCCTTACTTACCCACTTCCTCTCACAACCTCTCGGGTGTGCAGTCCACCACTCCTCGCATTCAGATTCAGGAGGGCGAGGTGATGTGCGCAACTGATCCGCAGGCCGTTGATCTCACTGCGTCTAATTAA
- a CDS encoding predicted protein, which translates to TTVCSTVLSILLPPLGVFWKCGCGIQLFINIVLTILGYFPGVIHAILIICID; encoded by the coding sequence ACCACTGTCTGCAGTACGGTCCTGTCGATTCTGCTGCCTCCTCTGGGTGTTTTTTGGAAGTGTGGATGCGGAATTCAGTTGTTCATCAACATTGTTTTGACAATTTTGGGCTACTTTCCTGGTGTGATCCACGCTATTCTCATTATTTGTATTGATTAG
- a CDS encoding predicted protein: protein MDAHDWKDHDRTTSPVVSPASKTILPTLVSPLSVQRRLPFRKQSLRLSSKAKKDCLSDDSDASTQSHASSPKCRAVSFASDAPSATPSSRKKALQGPTPKGVPMKKIFRKKFSWKNYPELEQFLIANREEYLRHSALNYTVQQKQYNNRLTSRLLELASENGYVFDEREFSFVTVRDRIRCYFKSYVQSAKKRGILMGYAARKAGLLSSDDLESNTSGSIVTPATSL, encoded by the exons ATGGACGCACATGACTGGAAAGATCACGATCGAACCACCTCACCGGTGGTGAGTCCCGCCAGTAAAACGATTCTTCCTACGTTGGTTTCACCTCTCTCCGTACAACGTCGCTTGCCCTTTCGCAAACAGAGCTTGCGACTTTCTAGCAAAGCCAAGAAGGATTGTCTATCGGACGATTCCGATGCTTCAACACAATCGCACGCGTCTTCTCCAAAATGTCGCGCTGTGTCCTTCGCGTCGGATGCCCCGAGCGCCACACCGAGTTCGCGGAAAAAGGCCTTACAAGGACCGACTCCCAAAGGTGTaccgatgaagaagatttttCGAAAAAAGTTTTCTTGGAAAAACTATCCCGAA CTCGAGCAATTCCTCATTGCCAACCGCGAAGAATACTTACGACATTCGGCGTTGAACTACACCGTTCAGCAGAAGCAGTACAACAACCGCCTCACATCCCGACTTTTGGAACTAGCGTCCGAGAACGGCTACGTTTTTGACGAGAGAGAGTTTTCGTTTGTCACGGTCCGAGATCGCATCCGCTGTTACTTTAAAAGCTACGTCCAGTCTGCCAAGAAGCGCGGTATTCTCATGGGCTACGCTGCTCGCAAGGCCGGCTTGTTATCATCGGATGATCTGGAGAGCAACACATCCGGGAGTATTGTGACGCCAGCCACATCTCTTTAA